Proteins from a genomic interval of Sphingobacterium lactis:
- a CDS encoding NADH-quinone oxidoreductase subunit B — MSLDQRLQQNNGVIIAKMDDLLNWARLSSMWPISFGIACCAIEMMGAMAATYDLDRLGVFPRPSPRQSDVMIIAGTVTFKMADRIKKLYEQMPDPKYVISMGSCSNCGGPYWQHGYHVVKGVDKVIPVDVYVQGCPPRPEALISAFLELQKIIEQQSLLKGDIFPMEVEQ, encoded by the coding sequence ATGAGTCTAGACCAACGCTTGCAACAGAATAACGGCGTCATCATCGCAAAGATGGATGACCTGCTGAATTGGGCGAGGTTATCCTCGATGTGGCCGATCAGTTTCGGGATTGCTTGCTGCGCCATTGAGATGATGGGCGCAATGGCTGCAACCTACGATCTGGATCGACTGGGCGTATTTCCAAGGCCCTCACCTCGGCAGTCGGATGTCATGATCATTGCCGGAACGGTGACCTTTAAGATGGCGGACCGGATCAAGAAACTCTACGAACAGATGCCCGATCCGAAATACGTCATCTCCATGGGATCCTGTTCGAACTGCGGCGGTCCGTATTGGCAACATGGATACCATGTGGTAAAAGGGGTGGACAAGGTCATTCCTGTTGATGTATATGTACAGGGTTGTCCGCCAAGACCGGAAGCACTGATCAGTGCGTTTTTAGAATTACAGAAAATAATAGAACAACAGTCTCTACTGAAAGGGGATATCTTCCCGATGGAAGTGGAGCAATAG
- a CDS encoding RNA polymerase sigma factor produces MKLLNKKSDQELVQAYVKGEEKALQVLLERYKTKIYTSIYHQVKDQYLAEDIFQETFIKVINTLKAGRYNDEGKFLPWVMRIAHNMVIDHFRREKRAPNVINNDGFDIFEVLQFSDDSVEARMVKDQRDVDLKRIIQLLPDDQKEVLIMRLFCDMSFKDIADITEVSINTALGRMRYALSNLRKMIEENNMMFQLG; encoded by the coding sequence ATGAAACTATTGAATAAGAAAAGTGACCAGGAATTGGTACAAGCGTATGTAAAAGGTGAAGAGAAAGCCTTGCAAGTACTATTAGAACGTTATAAAACGAAAATCTATACATCGATATATCATCAGGTAAAGGATCAGTACCTAGCTGAGGATATATTTCAAGAGACTTTTATCAAAGTCATCAATACCCTAAAAGCCGGTCGCTATAATGATGAAGGTAAATTCCTGCCTTGGGTGATGCGTATTGCACACAACATGGTGATCGACCATTTCAGAAGGGAAAAGCGCGCACCGAATGTCATCAATAACGATGGCTTCGACATCTTCGAAGTACTACAGTTCTCCGATGATAGCGTGGAAGCTCGGATGGTAAAGGACCAGCGCGATGTGGATCTGAAAAGAATCATCCAGCTGTTGCCGGATGACCAAAAGGAAGTCCTGATCATGCGCCTATTCTGCGACATGAGCTTTAAGGATATCGCCGACATTACTGAAGTCAGCATCAATACTGCCCTTGGCCGTATGCGCTATGCCCTAAGTAATCTGCGGAAAATGATCGAAGAAAATAATATGATGTTCCAGTTGGGATAG
- the glyA gene encoding serine hydroxymethyltransferase, with protein sequence MERDQSIFNLIADELKRQEEGIELIASENFVSKQVMEAAGSVLTNKYAEGLPGKRYYGGCEVVDKIETIAIDRAKELFGAEWVNVQPHSGAQANAAVFLAILKPGDKILGFDLSHGGHLTHGSPANFSGKLYQPLFYGVKEDTGLIDYETLEETARKEKPKVIICGASAYSRDWDYARIRKVADEIGALVVADISHPAGLIARGLLNDPLPHCHIVTTTTHKTLRGPRGGMIMVGKDFENPWGIKTPKGEVRTITQLLDLAVFPGTQGGPLEHTIAAKAIAYGEALSDEYLTYIQQVKKNAAALAQFFVEKDYKIISGGTDNHLMLVDLRNKDISGKEAEAVLGLAGITTNKNMVPFDSRSPFVTSGVRFGTAAITTRGIKENEIIQIGELIDEAINNRSDEAALDRIHGKVREMMAQFPLYK encoded by the coding sequence ATGGAAAGAGATCAGTCCATTTTTAATCTAATCGCTGATGAGCTTAAGCGCCAAGAAGAAGGTATTGAGCTTATCGCTTCTGAAAACTTTGTGAGCAAGCAGGTTATGGAAGCTGCGGGTTCTGTTTTGACCAACAAGTATGCGGAAGGCCTTCCGGGCAAGCGCTATTACGGTGGTTGCGAGGTGGTCGATAAAATCGAAACCATTGCGATCGACCGTGCGAAGGAGCTTTTCGGTGCTGAGTGGGTGAACGTTCAGCCGCACTCCGGTGCACAGGCCAATGCTGCAGTTTTCTTGGCGATCCTTAAACCAGGTGATAAAATCCTAGGATTCGATCTTAGCCATGGTGGTCACTTGACACACGGCTCGCCGGCAAACTTCTCCGGTAAACTTTACCAACCGTTATTCTACGGCGTGAAAGAAGATACTGGATTGATCGATTACGAAACATTAGAAGAAACAGCACGCAAAGAGAAACCGAAAGTGATCATCTGTGGTGCTTCCGCTTATTCTCGTGATTGGGATTATGCACGCATCCGTAAGGTTGCCGATGAAATCGGTGCGCTTGTGGTAGCGGATATTTCGCACCCTGCAGGACTTATCGCTCGCGGATTGTTGAACGATCCTCTTCCGCACTGTCATATCGTAACGACAACTACGCACAAAACGTTGCGTGGCCCTCGCGGTGGTATGATCATGGTTGGTAAGGACTTCGAAAACCCTTGGGGCATCAAGACGCCAAAAGGAGAGGTGCGTACAATTACACAATTATTGGATCTTGCAGTATTCCCAGGAACGCAAGGTGGTCCTTTGGAGCACACAATCGCAGCGAAAGCTATCGCGTATGGCGAGGCTTTGTCTGACGAGTACTTGACCTACATCCAGCAGGTGAAGAAAAATGCGGCTGCATTGGCGCAATTCTTCGTTGAGAAAGATTACAAGATCATCTCTGGTGGTACAGATAACCACTTGATGTTGGTTGACTTGAGAAATAAAGATATCTCCGGTAAAGAAGCAGAAGCTGTTCTTGGCTTGGCGGGCATCACCACCAACAAGAACATGGTGCCTTTCGACAGCCGTTCCCCATTCGTCACTTCAGGTGTACGTTTCGGAACTGCAGCGATCACCACACGTGGTATCAAGGAAAATGAAATTATCCAGATCGGTGAATTGATCGACGAAGCGATCAACAACCGTTCGGATGAAGCCGCTCTTGACCGTATCCACGGTAAAGTACGTGAGATGATGGCACAATTCCCACTATATAAATAG
- a CDS encoding NADH-quinone oxidoreductase subunit A: MMAIIGFILVSATIFLARVLSPKNPNPIKLSTYECGEDTTGTSWVQFNPRFYVIALVFLLFDVELIFIFPWATVFGQAELNAADARWGWFTLIEMAIFLGVLIVGLIYVWKSGDISWIKPTHKKLTVAVGIPASAYDALNQKAYALRDYKEQEIKEELAEKAASPVKIGFKPKFKKPSTE, from the coding sequence ATGATGGCAATCATAGGTTTTATCTTGGTTAGTGCCACCATATTCTTAGCTCGCGTGCTGTCTCCGAAAAACCCCAATCCGATCAAACTGAGTACCTATGAATGTGGTGAGGATACCACAGGCACCTCTTGGGTACAGTTCAATCCGCGTTTCTATGTGATTGCGTTGGTCTTTCTACTTTTCGATGTGGAACTGATCTTCATCTTCCCATGGGCGACGGTCTTTGGGCAGGCTGAACTGAACGCGGCAGATGCACGCTGGGGATGGTTTACCCTCATTGAAATGGCCATCTTCCTTGGTGTCCTGATCGTAGGGCTGATCTATGTCTGGAAAAGTGGCGATATCAGTTGGATTAAGCCCACCCATAAGAAACTGACTGTAGCGGTGGGTATCCCTGCGTCAGCATACGATGCCCTAAATCAGAAAGCATATGCCCTGCGCGATTATAAGGAGCAGGAGATAAAAGAAGAGCTGGCAGAGAAAGCTGCTTCACCTGTGAAAATAGGCTTTAAGCCCAAATTCAAGAAACCCAGTACAGAATAA
- a CDS encoding HesB/IscA family protein: MASENLTAAAPVTLTEGALNELKKLIDQQEIGPDFGLRVGVEGGGCSGMSYILGFDQKKDGDSEYEVEGIRLFMNKAHGLYLAGMEIDFKNGLDARGFTFNNPNATSTCGCGSSFSA, encoded by the coding sequence ATGGCTTCAGAGAATTTAACAGCAGCAGCTCCGGTTACATTGACCGAAGGTGCATTGAACGAACTTAAGAAACTGATCGACCAGCAGGAAATTGGTCCTGACTTCGGTCTTCGCGTTGGCGTTGAGGGTGGCGGCTGTTCGGGCATGAGCTATATCCTTGGCTTTGACCAAAAGAAAGATGGTGACTCCGAATACGAAGTGGAAGGCATCCGCCTATTCATGAACAAAGCGCACGGTCTGTACCTTGCCGGCATGGAAATCGACTTTAAGAACGGTTTGGATGCACGTGGGTTCACATTCAACAACCCGAATGCGACAAGCACCTGCGGATGTGGCAGTAGCTTCTCCGCCTAA
- the purE gene encoding 5-(carboxyamino)imidazole ribonucleotide mutase: MENTKVSVIMGSKSDLPVMQDAIEVLKYLGVTCEVSIVSAHRTPKRMFDFAEQAASRGIKVIIAGAGGAAHLPGMVASITTLPVIGVPVKSSNSIDGWDSVLSILQMPNGIPVATVALNAAKNAGILAAQILATSDEALVQRIQEFKDELREKVEETAEEVERLRF, translated from the coding sequence ATGGAAAACACGAAAGTATCGGTCATCATGGGGAGCAAGTCGGACTTGCCAGTGATGCAGGATGCCATTGAGGTTTTAAAATATTTAGGTGTAACGTGTGAAGTGAGTATTGTTTCAGCACACCGTACGCCGAAACGTATGTTTGATTTTGCAGAGCAGGCAGCTTCCAGAGGGATTAAGGTGATCATCGCTGGTGCGGGTGGCGCGGCCCACTTGCCGGGTATGGTTGCATCCATTACCACCTTGCCGGTAATCGGCGTTCCGGTGAAGTCATCCAACTCCATTGATGGCTGGGATTCGGTCTTGTCGATCCTGCAGATGCCCAACGGTATTCCGGTTGCTACAGTAGCCTTGAATGCTGCTAAGAATGCCGGTATTCTTGCCGCACAGATCTTGGCAACGAGTGACGAAGCGCTGGTGCAACGCATCCAGGAATTTAAGGATGAACTGCGTGAGAAAGTAGAGGAGACCGCTGAAGAAGTAGAACGACTACGCTTCTAA
- the pyrH gene encoding UMP kinase — MKYKRILLKLSGEALMGEQSYGIDINRVQQYAQDIQELHSLGMEIAIVIGGGNIYRGLSAEKAGMDRVQADYMGMLATVINSMALQDALEKEGMKTRLLTAIKMEQICEPFIRRRAVRHLEKGRIVIFGAGTGNPYFTTDTAASLRAIEINADAVLKGTRVDGIYTADPEKDPNAKKFDHISFTDVYEKGLNVMDMTAFTLCQENNLPIIVFDMNKPGNLMKLANGEHVGTVVS, encoded by the coding sequence ATGAAATACAAACGCATCCTACTTAAACTTAGTGGCGAAGCTTTAATGGGCGAGCAAAGCTACGGTATCGACATTAATCGTGTTCAACAATACGCACAAGACATTCAAGAACTGCATAGCTTAGGCATGGAAATCGCCATCGTGATCGGTGGGGGTAACATTTACCGCGGCCTGAGTGCAGAGAAAGCAGGAATGGACCGTGTTCAAGCGGATTACATGGGTATGTTGGCAACCGTAATCAATTCCATGGCATTACAAGATGCCCTGGAAAAAGAGGGCATGAAGACCCGCCTATTGACAGCGATCAAGATGGAACAGATCTGTGAGCCTTTTATCCGCAGACGTGCCGTGCGCCACTTGGAAAAGGGACGTATCGTCATCTTCGGTGCCGGAACGGGAAACCCCTACTTCACCACCGATACAGCAGCATCCCTACGTGCCATTGAAATCAATGCGGATGCCGTATTGAAAGGTACACGTGTGGATGGTATCTATACTGCAGATCCGGAAAAAGATCCGAATGCCAAGAAATTCGACCATATTTCATTCACGGACGTATACGAAAAGGGATTGAACGTCATGGATATGACCGCATTCACCCTTTGTCAAGAAAACAACTTGCCGATCATCGTATTCGATATGAACAAACCAGGGAACTTGATGAAATTGGCCAATGGCGAACACGTCGGAACGGTAGTAAGCTAA
- a CDS encoding zinc metallopeptidase codes for MYWILFIGIMLVSWIVQFRFKSKFKKYSEMPLSSGLSGAEIAQKMLNENGISDVQVISVEGQLTDHYNPANRTVNLSPDVYHGRSVAAAAVAAHECGHAVQHATAYSWLQFRSAMVPIVSVASRLTTWVLLIGVMLMAFTQNPLVLGIGVAALALTTLFSFITLPVEFDASNRALAWLNSAQVTHSTEEHDGAKDALKWAAMTYVVAALSALVTLLYYASILFGRRD; via the coding sequence ATGTATTGGATCCTATTTATTGGAATTATGTTGGTGAGCTGGATAGTCCAGTTTCGCTTTAAGAGTAAGTTTAAGAAATATTCGGAGATGCCCCTTTCATCGGGTCTTTCCGGTGCGGAGATCGCACAGAAGATGTTGAATGAAAACGGTATCAGTGATGTTCAGGTGATATCGGTAGAAGGTCAGTTGACCGACCACTATAACCCGGCAAACAGAACGGTGAACTTGAGTCCGGATGTGTACCATGGGCGTTCGGTTGCTGCCGCTGCGGTAGCTGCCCACGAATGTGGACACGCTGTTCAGCACGCGACCGCTTATTCCTGGTTGCAGTTCCGTTCGGCCATGGTGCCTATCGTGAGCGTAGCTTCCAGATTGACGACCTGGGTACTGTTGATCGGTGTGATGCTGATGGCATTCACACAGAACCCGTTGGTGTTGGGGATCGGTGTAGCTGCCTTGGCGCTGACCACCCTGTTCAGCTTTATTACCCTGCCGGTGGAGTTTGATGCGTCAAACCGTGCTTTGGCGTGGTTGAACAGTGCGCAGGTAACACATAGTACAGAAGAGCATGACGGTGCGAAGGATGCCCTAAAATGGGCAGCAATGACCTATGTTGTGGCTGCTTTGTCCGCATTGGTTACCCTGTTGTACTATGCCTCCATTCTATTCGGAAGAAGAGACTAA
- the frr gene encoding ribosome recycling factor produces MNELISLQLDDSKESMAKAIAHTENELTKIRAGKASPGMLDGIYVDYYGTSTPLAQVANVNTPDARTIVVQPWEKSLLSAIEKSIMDSNIGLNPQNDGSIIRLAVPPLTEERRRDLVKKVKEEAEKGRVAIRNIRKDGNEAIKKLKNDGISEDEIKSGEAEVQKLTDAYIVKVDQLADLKEKDIMTV; encoded by the coding sequence ATGAACGAATTAATTTCACTTCAACTGGACGACAGCAAAGAAAGTATGGCCAAAGCAATTGCCCATACTGAAAATGAATTAACAAAAATTCGTGCTGGCAAAGCTAGTCCTGGTATGCTTGATGGAATTTACGTTGATTACTACGGTACAAGTACACCACTTGCACAGGTAGCCAATGTAAACACACCAGATGCAAGAACAATCGTAGTGCAACCGTGGGAGAAAAGCCTCCTATCGGCTATAGAGAAATCAATCATGGATTCCAACATCGGTTTGAATCCTCAGAATGACGGTTCCATTATCCGTTTGGCGGTACCTCCATTGACCGAAGAGCGTCGTCGCGACTTGGTTAAAAAGGTAAAGGAAGAAGCGGAAAAAGGCCGTGTTGCCATCCGTAACATCCGTAAGGACGGAAACGAGGCAATCAAGAAATTGAAAAACGACGGTATTTCCGAAGATGAGATCAAATCTGGCGAAGCTGAAGTTCAGAAATTAACGGATGCATACATCGTTAAAGTTGATCAGTTAGCTGATTTGAAAGAAAAAGATATCATGACTGTGTAA
- a CDS encoding sugar phosphate isomerase/epimerase family protein, which yields MAQSRRNFLKLAGLGLVGGLVAPHLISCESMKNAPGSPLKNIGLQLFTLRDLLAQDPKQVLKSVAGIGYTHVETYGADPTNGTLWGVSVDELKKILNDNNLKSHSGHYDLGKYLDKDSKDKENIEKYIEIAHNLGQQYIIAPVPPMHRLNQLNQSDYQYMAEQLNKAGEMSEKAGITMGYHNHFWEFKQFGNNTNGLDVLLAFTDPKLVVFELDMYWISKAGERPQKYFEHHKGRFPLWHIKDMDRNFSVPLEQNKINPKTGKPDTLDMMETMKDIKYAEVGTGSIDFINLAQYANESGLKYAFVEQDEIYSNDKYGSIKKSFDYMQKNFK from the coding sequence ATGGCACAATCAAGAAGAAATTTCCTCAAACTTGCCGGTTTGGGATTGGTGGGCGGACTCGTTGCCCCTCACTTGATATCATGTGAAAGCATGAAAAACGCACCTGGATCACCCCTTAAAAACATAGGCCTTCAATTATTCACCCTCCGCGACCTGCTCGCACAGGACCCAAAGCAAGTATTGAAATCCGTGGCGGGCATCGGTTACACACATGTGGAAACCTACGGTGCAGACCCGACCAATGGCACCCTATGGGGCGTATCCGTGGATGAATTGAAGAAAATCCTAAACGACAACAACTTGAAGTCACATTCCGGGCACTATGACCTGGGCAAATACTTGGACAAGGACAGCAAGGACAAGGAAAATATCGAAAAGTACATTGAAATTGCGCACAACTTGGGCCAGCAGTATATCATTGCGCCGGTACCACCAATGCACAGGCTGAACCAGCTTAACCAGTCGGATTACCAATACATGGCGGAACAACTCAATAAAGCAGGTGAAATGTCCGAGAAAGCAGGAATTACCATGGGCTACCACAACCATTTCTGGGAGTTCAAACAGTTCGGCAACAATACCAACGGATTGGATGTACTCTTGGCATTCACCGACCCCAAACTGGTTGTCTTCGAATTGGATATGTACTGGATCTCTAAAGCAGGTGAGCGTCCGCAGAAATACTTTGAACATCATAAAGGTCGTTTCCCATTATGGCATATCAAGGATATGGACCGGAATTTCTCCGTTCCGCTCGAACAGAACAAGATTAACCCGAAGACAGGAAAGCCAGATACATTGGACATGATGGAGACCATGAAGGACATCAAATATGCCGAAGTGGGAACTGGAAGCATCGACTTTATTAACCTTGCGCAATATGCGAATGAAAGCGGCTTGAAATATGCCTTCGTGGAACAGGATGAAATCTATTCCAACGATAAATACGGCAGTATCAAGAAGAGCTTTGATTATATGCAAAAGAATTTCAAATAA
- the ffh gene encoding signal recognition particle protein, with the protein MFSNLQDKLDRAFKVLKGQGNITEINVAETMKEIRKALLDADVNYKTAKTFTDEVKQKALGQNVLSSISPGQLLTKIMSDELTELMGGSVTELETSKNPTVILIAGLNGAGKTTFSGKLANYLKATKGKKPLLVAGDVYRPAAIDQLEVLGEQVGVPVYVDRESTDPIAIAVAGVEAAKKNGQNMVIIDTAGRLAIDEALMKEITAVKDATQPHEILFVVDSMTGQDAVNTAKTFNDRLDFTGVVLTKLDGDTRGGAALSIKSVVNKPIKFIGTGEKMEALDVFHPDRMASRILGMGDVISLVERAQQQFDEKQAAELQKKIRKNKFDFNDFKSQIQQIKKMGNMKDLMGMIPGVGKAIKDIEIEDDAFKPIEAIIDSMTPFERENPDAIDQKRRTRIAKGSGTDINEVNKLMKQFTDMRKVMKQMSNPGMAAKMMRNMPKMPGKPF; encoded by the coding sequence ATGTTTTCAAATCTACAGGATAAGTTAGATAGAGCCTTTAAGGTTTTAAAGGGTCAAGGTAATATTACAGAGATCAACGTCGCTGAGACGATGAAAGAAATTCGCAAGGCATTATTGGATGCCGATGTGAACTATAAAACTGCCAAGACTTTTACCGATGAGGTGAAGCAAAAAGCATTGGGTCAGAACGTACTGAGCAGCATTTCCCCGGGTCAGTTACTGACCAAGATCATGAGCGATGAGCTTACGGAGTTGATGGGTGGTTCGGTAACCGAGTTGGAAACTTCCAAGAACCCTACAGTAATCCTTATTGCAGGTCTGAATGGTGCGGGTAAGACGACCTTCTCCGGAAAGTTGGCAAACTACCTGAAAGCGACCAAGGGCAAGAAACCTTTATTGGTTGCTGGTGACGTGTACCGTCCTGCCGCTATCGATCAGCTGGAAGTGTTGGGTGAGCAAGTAGGTGTACCGGTATACGTAGACCGTGAATCCACAGATCCAATCGCTATTGCGGTTGCAGGTGTGGAAGCTGCGAAAAAGAATGGACAGAACATGGTCATCATCGATACCGCCGGTCGTTTGGCGATTGATGAAGCCCTGATGAAAGAGATCACCGCAGTAAAAGACGCAACCCAACCACATGAAATTCTATTCGTTGTGGATTCCATGACCGGACAGGATGCCGTGAACACTGCCAAGACTTTCAACGACCGTTTGGATTTTACCGGGGTTGTTTTGACGAAGTTGGACGGTGATACCCGCGGTGGTGCGGCCCTATCGATCAAGTCGGTGGTGAACAAACCGATCAAGTTTATCGGTACCGGTGAGAAGATGGAAGCGCTGGATGTATTTCACCCAGATCGTATGGCGTCTCGTATCTTAGGTATGGGTGACGTTATTTCCCTTGTGGAACGCGCACAGCAACAATTTGACGAAAAACAAGCAGCGGAATTACAAAAGAAAATCCGCAAGAATAAATTCGACTTCAATGACTTCAAGTCCCAGATTCAGCAGATCAAGAAAATGGGTAACATGAAGGACTTGATGGGCATGATCCCTGGCGTTGGTAAAGCGATCAAGGATATTGAAATCGAGGATGATGCCTTCAAACCAATTGAAGCGATCATCGATTCCATGACACCATTTGAGCGTGAAAACCCTGACGCTATCGATCAGAAACGCAGAACGCGTATCGCTAAAGGTTCGGGAACCGATATCAATGAGGTTAACAAACTGATGAAACAATTTACGGACATGCGTAAAGTAATGAAACAAATGTCCAATCCAGGTATGGCAGCGAAGATGATGCGCAACATGCCGAAAATGCCTGGAAAACCTTTCTAA
- a CDS encoding 5-(carboxyamino)imidazole ribonucleotide synthase yields the protein MAKDFYGDLRLGILGGGQLGRMLIQEAINFNVNIHVLDPDPNAPCKKLCNQFEVGSLSDFDTVYNFGKDLDMITIEIEKVNVDALEKLEDEGVLVYPQSRVIRLIQDKGLQKQFFKQNDIPTSAFQFISNRDGLANCQIALPYIQKLRKDGYDGKGVKKISSSADYADAFDAPSIVEEMVDFEKEIAVIVARNDRGDMATFPMVEMEFNPQANLVEFLISPSTYSFDIQSKAESIALKIANDLQIVGVLAVEMFLTKDGDILVNELAPRPHNSGHQTIEGNFTSQFGQHLRAIFNLPLGNTESRANAIMVNLLGEEGYEGLAEYDGIEEALSIEGVYVHLYGKKYTKPFRKMGHVCIINQDRALAIENARKVQELIKVIA from the coding sequence ATGGCTAAAGATTTTTATGGTGACTTGCGCCTAGGGATTTTAGGTGGCGGCCAATTAGGTCGGATGCTTATCCAAGAAGCAATTAACTTTAATGTAAACATCCACGTGCTGGATCCAGATCCCAATGCACCCTGCAAGAAACTGTGCAATCAGTTTGAGGTCGGCTCCCTGAGTGATTTCGATACGGTATACAACTTCGGGAAGGACCTGGATATGATCACCATTGAGATCGAAAAGGTCAATGTGGATGCACTGGAGAAATTGGAAGATGAAGGTGTGTTGGTGTATCCGCAATCGCGGGTAATCCGTCTGATTCAGGATAAAGGATTGCAGAAACAATTCTTCAAGCAGAACGATATCCCGACTTCAGCCTTTCAGTTTATTTCCAACAGGGATGGCCTGGCGAACTGCCAGATTGCCCTGCCTTATATCCAGAAACTGCGCAAGGATGGATACGATGGTAAAGGCGTGAAGAAGATCAGTTCATCAGCAGATTATGCTGATGCTTTCGATGCGCCAAGCATTGTGGAGGAAATGGTGGACTTCGAAAAGGAAATCGCAGTCATCGTAGCGCGTAACGATAGGGGGGATATGGCGACTTTCCCAATGGTGGAAATGGAATTCAATCCGCAAGCGAATCTGGTGGAGTTCCTGATTTCACCCTCGACCTATTCCTTCGATATCCAATCCAAAGCCGAGAGCATTGCCCTGAAGATTGCAAATGATTTACAGATCGTTGGTGTCTTGGCGGTGGAGATGTTCCTGACCAAAGATGGCGATATCCTGGTGAATGAATTGGCACCACGGCCACATAACAGCGGACACCAGACCATTGAAGGGAATTTTACGTCCCAGTTTGGGCAACACCTGCGAGCGATCTTCAATCTGCCGCTAGGGAATACCGAATCCAGAGCCAACGCGATCATGGTGAATCTCCTGGGTGAGGAAGGCTATGAAGGATTGGCGGAATACGATGGTATTGAGGAAGCTTTAAGCATTGAAGGGGTTTATGTACATTTGTACGGTAAGAAATACACCAAACCCTTCCGGAAGATGGGACATGTGTGCATCATCAACCAAGATCGTGCCCTGGCGATTGAGAATGCACGAAAGGTACAGGAATTGATCAAAGTAATAGCATAA
- the bshA gene encoding N-acetyl-alpha-D-glucosaminyl L-malate synthase BshA — protein MKIGIVCYPTFGGSGVVATELGKALANNGHQVHFITYSQPARLDFFSENLYYHEVAINQYPLFDFPPYETALASKLVDVVRFENLDLLHVHYAIPHASVAFLAKQILLTYGIDIPVVTTLHGTDITLVGKDKSFSPVVTFSINKSDGVTTVSDNLKEQTLSYFDITTDIQVIPNFIDLQRFHNKNHEHFKKAIAPNNERIIVHTSNFRKVKRVEDVVQIFYKIIQEVPSKLLMVGDGPERRKAEELARELDITDCIRFLGKQDAIEEILSIADLFIMPSGSESFGLAALEAMACKVPVISSNTGGLPELNKEGFSGFLSDVGDIDDMAKNAIYILKDDQILNEFKENALMRAKDFELSKIVPIYEDFYAQVIDKVKKGNNSN, from the coding sequence ATGAAAATAGGCATAGTTTGTTATCCAACCTTTGGAGGTAGTGGCGTTGTCGCTACGGAACTCGGAAAGGCGCTGGCAAATAACGGGCATCAAGTACATTTTATCACCTATAGCCAACCTGCACGGTTGGACTTTTTCTCCGAAAACCTCTACTACCACGAAGTGGCGATCAACCAATACCCATTGTTTGATTTCCCACCCTATGAAACCGCCTTGGCGAGCAAACTCGTGGATGTGGTCCGGTTTGAGAACCTGGATCTCCTACATGTGCATTATGCCATCCCACATGCTTCGGTAGCTTTCTTGGCCAAGCAGATCCTGCTGACCTACGGTATCGATATTCCGGTCGTTACGACCCTGCACGGCACCGATATCACATTGGTGGGCAAGGATAAAAGCTTCAGTCCGGTGGTCACCTTCTCCATCAACAAATCGGATGGCGTAACGACGGTTTCCGACAACCTCAAGGAACAGACCCTGAGCTATTTCGACATTACCACGGATATACAGGTTATTCCGAATTTCATAGACCTACAACGCTTCCACAACAAAAATCACGAGCATTTCAAAAAGGCCATTGCGCCGAATAACGAACGTATTATCGTGCATACCTCCAACTTCAGGAAGGTAAAACGTGTGGAGGATGTTGTGCAGATCTTCTACAAGATCATACAGGAGGTGCCTTCCAAGCTATTGATGGTGGGTGATGGTCCGGAGCGTCGCAAAGCAGAAGAGCTGGCGCGTGAATTGGACATTACCGACTGCATCCGGTTCTTGGGTAAGCAGGATGCCATTGAAGAGATCTTGTCCATTGCCGATCTGTTCATCATGCCATCGGGATCGGAGAGCTTTGGTTTAGCCGCCCTGGAGGCCATGGCCTGCAAGGTGCCGGTTATTTCTTCCAATACGGGAGGTCTGCCAGAGCTGAATAAGGAAGGTTTCTCAGGATTTCTGAGTGATGTCGGCGATATCGACGATATGGCCAAGAACGCCATTTATATCCTGAAGGACGACCAGATCCTGAATGAATTTAAGGAAAATGCACTGATGCGTGCCAAGGACTTTGAACTCAGCAAAATCGTACCGATCTACGAAGATTTTTACGCACAGGTAATCGATAAGGTAAAAAAAGGAAACAATTCTAATTAA